One genomic window of Punica granatum isolate Tunisia-2019 chromosome 1, ASM765513v2, whole genome shotgun sequence includes the following:
- the LOC116204373 gene encoding probable purine permease 10 isoform X2 — MGEASKEVQLRIITQNQEHARSSSSTSTNTQDLLNQFQNSKCRPYKWWLKVAVYSFCVLSGQTAATLLGRQYYDKGGSSKWLASLVQLCGFPILISYYFLFSSSTSSEHARPNYAPAEVALADNESPPLGPSLWTLACFYILLGTLVAADCYLYSVGLQYLPVSTYSLICASQLAFNAMFSFFLNSQKFTPFIVNSLVLLTISSILLVFQTGSEKPAGVSKLKNVIGFICTLGAAAGYALTLSLTQLFFKKKETFKAVIDLIIFKCLVATCIIVVGLFASGEWEHLTAEMERYKLGKISYIMNLTWTAVSWKIFAIGSNGLICDASSLFSNSISVVGLPIVPVLAVFFFHDKMSGVKAIAMVLAVWGFASYVYQHYLDDSKSKRSAGHAERWYIS, encoded by the exons ATGGGAGAGGCTTCCAAAGAAGTGCAGCTCCGCATCATAA CGCAAAATCAAGAACATGCCCGTTCAAGCAGCTCCACCTCCACCAACACACAGGACCTCCTGAATCAATTCCAGAATTCCAAATGCAGACCCTACAAGTGGTGGCTGAAGGTGGCAGTCTACTCTTTCTGCGTCCTCTCCGGCCAGACTGCAGCCACCCTTCTCGGCCGGCAATACTATGATAAGGGTGGCAGCAGCAAATGGCTGGCCAGTCTTGTCCAGCTCTGTGGCTTCCCCATCCTCATATCTTACtacttcctcttctcctcatCCACCTCATCGGAACACGCCCGCCCTAATTATGCCCCTGCCGAAGTTGCCCTGGCAGATAATGAATCGCCACCCCTAGGCCCGTCCCTATGGACACTGGCATGCTTTTACATCTTGCTCGGGACACTCGTGGCAGCTGACTGCTACTTGTACTCCGTCGGGCTCCAATACCTCCCAGTGTCAACATACTCTCTTATTTGCGCCTCGCAGTTGGCCTTCAATGCCATGTTCTCGTTCTTCCTCAACTCCCAGAAATTCACTCCCTTCATCGTAAACTCTCTGGTCCTCCTCACCATCTCTTCGATCCTTTTGGTCTTTCAGACCGGCTCGGAAAAGCCCGCAGGAGTGtcgaaattgaaaaatgtcaTTGGATTCATTTGCACCCTTGGAGCTGCTGCTGGGTACGCTCTGACGCTTTCTCTGACTCAGCTGTTCTTCAAGAAG AAGGAGACATTCAAGGCAGTAATCGACTTGATAATCTTCAAATGCCTGGTCGCTACGTGCATAATCGTGGTGGGGCTATTTGCGAGCGGGGAATGGGAACACTTGACAGCAGAGATGGAGCGGTACAAACTGGGGAAGATCTCATACATCATGAACCTTACATGGACGGCAGTTTCTTGGAAAATCTTTGCAATTGGGTCGAACGGCCTGATATGCGATGCCTCTTCCCTCTTCTCGAATTCCATCAGTGTTGTGGGGCTGCCCATCGTGCCTGTCCTTgctgtcttcttcttccacgACAAGATGAGTGGTGTCAAGGCAATCGCGATGGTTCTAGCCGTCTGGGGTTTTGCTTCTTATGTGTATCAACACTATCTCGATGATTCCAAGTCGAAGAGAAGTGCCGGGCATGCAGAAAGATGGTATATTTCCTAG
- the LOC116204373 gene encoding probable purine permease 10 isoform X1 yields the protein MGEASKEVQLRIITQNQEHARSSSSTSTNTQDLLNQFQNSKCRPYKWWLKVAVYSFCVLSGQTAATLLGRQYYDKGGSSKWLASLVQLCGFPILISYYFLFSSSTSSEHARPNYAPAEVALADNESPPLGPSLWTLACFYILLGTLVAADCYLYSVGLQYLPVSTYSLICASQLAFNAMFSFFLNSQKFTPFIVNSLVLLTISSILLVFQTGSEKPAGVSKLKNVIGFICTLGAAAGYALTLSLTQLFFKKVIKKETFKAVIDLIIFKCLVATCIIVVGLFASGEWEHLTAEMERYKLGKISYIMNLTWTAVSWKIFAIGSNGLICDASSLFSNSISVVGLPIVPVLAVFFFHDKMSGVKAIAMVLAVWGFASYVYQHYLDDSKSKRSAGHAERWYIS from the exons ATGGGAGAGGCTTCCAAAGAAGTGCAGCTCCGCATCATAA CGCAAAATCAAGAACATGCCCGTTCAAGCAGCTCCACCTCCACCAACACACAGGACCTCCTGAATCAATTCCAGAATTCCAAATGCAGACCCTACAAGTGGTGGCTGAAGGTGGCAGTCTACTCTTTCTGCGTCCTCTCCGGCCAGACTGCAGCCACCCTTCTCGGCCGGCAATACTATGATAAGGGTGGCAGCAGCAAATGGCTGGCCAGTCTTGTCCAGCTCTGTGGCTTCCCCATCCTCATATCTTACtacttcctcttctcctcatCCACCTCATCGGAACACGCCCGCCCTAATTATGCCCCTGCCGAAGTTGCCCTGGCAGATAATGAATCGCCACCCCTAGGCCCGTCCCTATGGACACTGGCATGCTTTTACATCTTGCTCGGGACACTCGTGGCAGCTGACTGCTACTTGTACTCCGTCGGGCTCCAATACCTCCCAGTGTCAACATACTCTCTTATTTGCGCCTCGCAGTTGGCCTTCAATGCCATGTTCTCGTTCTTCCTCAACTCCCAGAAATTCACTCCCTTCATCGTAAACTCTCTGGTCCTCCTCACCATCTCTTCGATCCTTTTGGTCTTTCAGACCGGCTCGGAAAAGCCCGCAGGAGTGtcgaaattgaaaaatgtcaTTGGATTCATTTGCACCCTTGGAGCTGCTGCTGGGTACGCTCTGACGCTTTCTCTGACTCAGCTGTTCTTCAAGAAG GTTATCAAGAAGGAGACATTCAAGGCAGTAATCGACTTGATAATCTTCAAATGCCTGGTCGCTACGTGCATAATCGTGGTGGGGCTATTTGCGAGCGGGGAATGGGAACACTTGACAGCAGAGATGGAGCGGTACAAACTGGGGAAGATCTCATACATCATGAACCTTACATGGACGGCAGTTTCTTGGAAAATCTTTGCAATTGGGTCGAACGGCCTGATATGCGATGCCTCTTCCCTCTTCTCGAATTCCATCAGTGTTGTGGGGCTGCCCATCGTGCCTGTCCTTgctgtcttcttcttccacgACAAGATGAGTGGTGTCAAGGCAATCGCGATGGTTCTAGCCGTCTGGGGTTTTGCTTCTTATGTGTATCAACACTATCTCGATGATTCCAAGTCGAAGAGAAGTGCCGGGCATGCAGAAAGATGGTATATTTCCTAG